The following coding sequences lie in one Rutidosis leptorrhynchoides isolate AG116_Rl617_1_P2 chromosome 6, CSIRO_AGI_Rlap_v1, whole genome shotgun sequence genomic window:
- the LOC139853405 gene encoding uncharacterized protein codes for MIKVGIRGKFEALLNHLTEDPPANNNKKWNQDDLVVFSWVIQNIEPQIASNLTRFPTAKSLWNALITTYSSGKDKMQTFDLHVKANNIKQEGKSIEELWLKLQGNWGEIEMRDPNPMENQNDIIKYNNIRCEQKLFQFLNALDNKHDNIKRELLRIVPLPTVEGAYATIRKENAHQNIFLNKSVDTSHSGIVYGLLAPSLHPKESDGHGLIARNQRRSNYTSLKDKDNLLCTKYGMKRHTIEQCFKKIEYPEWWNDGHKKGKVVVVT; via the coding sequence ATGATTAAGGTTGGGATCAGAGGTAAATTCGAGGCCCTCCTTAATCATCTTACAGAGGATCCACCAgcaaataacaataaaaaatggaaCCAGGATGATCTGGTGGTTTTCTCATGGGTGATTCAAAATATTGAACCTCAAATTGCCAGCAATCTCACGCGATTCCCAACTGCAAAATCACTCTGGAATGCCCTTATTACAACCTACAGTTCAGGCAAAGATAAGATGCAAACCTTTGATCTACATGTTAAAGCCAACAACATCAAACAAGAAGGTAAGTCCATAGAAGAATTATGGCTAAAATTACAAGGGAATTGGGGTGAAATTGAAATGAGGGATCCAAATCCCATGGAAAACCAGAATGATATCATCAAATACAACAACATCAGATGTGAGCAAAAACTTTTCCAATTTCTGAACGCCCTCGATAATAAACATGATAATATAAAGCGAGAATTGCTCAGAATCGTACCCTTACCAACTGTGGAAGGAGCATATGCAACGATTAGAAAAGAAAATGCTCACCAGAATATATTTCTCAATAAATCTGTTGACACCAGTCATTCTGGTATTGTATATGGGTTATTAGCCCCATCTCTACATCCCAAAGAATCCGACGGCCATGGTCTTATAGCAAGAAACCAACGTCGTTCAAATTACACATCATTAAAGGACAAAGACAACCTCCTATGTACAAAGTATGGGATGAAGAGGCACACCATAGAACAATGCTTCAAGAAAATTGAGTATCCTGAGTGGTGGAACGATGGTCACAAAAAGGGAAAAGTGGTTGTGGTGACATGA